TCGCCGTGTCGTCTATATCGGGATAGAACTCATTGGCAAACTCAAACACCCAGCCCGAAGGTGTCAGGTTCGGACGCTTGGTCGCCCAATCTCCTCTGCGCCGAATCTCCTTGCTCAACAGCCAGTCCGCAGCAGCAGTCATCTGTTCCGGGTTCCCCTGCCCCGCCTCGCCCAGCGCAAAGGCCCCAATCGCCGTGTCCCACACTGGAGACTTCGCCGGCTGGAAGACCATCCCCTCTTCACTCTCCAGCATCAGGCCGTCGAAGTGACCAATCGCCTCCATCAGGTCTGGATGGTCGCGCTCGTATCCCAGAACATCCATTGCCATGATGGAGTACATGATTGAGGGATAGATCGCCCCCAACCCCTCGCTATAGTGCAGCCGGTCCAGCATCCAGTGCTCGGCCTCGCGAATCGCGCGATCGCGAATCTTCTTCACGCTCTGCCGCTCCCAGCGCTTGAACAGCTTATCGGCGCGGATAAACAGGTTGGCGATGCGGTCCTTGCGATGCAGCGCGATGCGCTTGTTCGGGTGGAACAGCTCTTCGATGCGCAGCCCTCCTGGCGTAGGCCGCGTGCCTCCCAGCGCCTGCACAATCGAAAGTGGAACAATGATCGTCCGAGTCCACGACGACATCTCGTACAGCACGCTGCCCGGAATAATCATGATCTCCGGAGGAATCGTCGGGCAATACTTCTTCGGAAACAGGTCGAAGAAGCTGTAGTTGATCCGCGTGTAGCTGTTGCAGGCCTGAATCCCTCCCATCTTCAGGATCAACGTACGGGCTTTTTGCATGCGCGGGTCCTCGGGACTCAGGCCCGTCATCTTCAGCATCGTGTAGGCCCGCACCGTAGCGTTGATCTCCGATGGGCCGGGCTCATAGATGTTCCACCCGCCGTCTGGACGCTGCGTCTCAAGCAGCGACTTCGCCGCTTTGCGAATCTTCGGCATCGTCGGCGGATCCCAGCTTCCATTCGCCGCCGGGGGATAGAGCCACATCTGCAACAGAATGTAGTCCGACAGCAGAGTCGTGTCCGCCGTAAGGTCGCCCACCCAATAGCCTTCAGGATTTTGCTGCGCCTGAAGCGTTGTAGCTGCACGGGCCGCGGTTTCCCTGGCCTCATGAACCGAGGTGTTGCGTACCGCTGCCTGCACAAAGGGTGCTAGCGCCTGGAGGTTATACGACGCCTGTCCGCCATCAAAAACAATTCCGGGCACTTCCTTCATTCCACCCTGCTCCTTCTCTAAAACCGTCATTTGAATACAGGTTTTCGCAAATATGAAAGTAGCAGAGATCCAGACAGAAATCCACCAAACCCGTCGCTGAATGACAGGTTTTCGCAAAATATCGAATTTCCATCTCAGTCTTGGGGGCAGACAGCACCGCAACCCGGTGTCGCGTTTCTGTGGCGACACATTTTTGGCAATAATGAAAAAACGCTATGTCTAAACGTGAATTTCAGACTGAAGTCTCCCAGCTCCTCCACCTCATCGTTCATTCCCTTTACTCGCATCCCGAGATCTTCCTTCGCGAGCTGATCTCCAACTCCTCCGACGCGCTCGACAAACTGCGCCACCTCACCCTCACCGACGACAAAATCAAGGCGCTCATTGGTAATGGCATCGACTCTCCGCGCATCGACCTTGAGCTGAACGAAGAGGCCAAGACCCTTTCCATCTCCGATACCGGCATCGGCATGAACGAGGAAGACCTCGTCTCGCACCTCGGCACCATCGCCCGCTCCGGTACCAAGAACTTCCTCTCGCAGCTCTCCGGCGACGCCCGCAAGGACTCCAACCTCATCGGACAGTTTGGCGTCGGCTTCTACTCTGTCTTCATGGTCGCCGACAAGGTTGAGGTCGTCTCGCGCAAGGCCGGAGAAGACAAGACCTGGAAGTGGACCTCCGACGGCAAGACCGGCTTCGACCTCGAAGAGGTGACTGGTGATGCCGCACGTAAAGTCGCAGGCACTACCGTCCACATCCACTTCAACGACGAGGGCGCGCAGTACGCCAACGGTTACCGCCTTACCGAGATCGTCAAGAAGTACTCCAATCACATCGCCTTCCCCATCTTCCTCACCCACGACAAGAGCGAGTGGAACGCCGAAAAGAAGGAATCCATCAAGACCCGCACCACTGAGCAGGTCAATGCGGCCTCCGCGATGTGGCAGCGTTCGAAGTCCGAGTTGAAGGACGACGACTACACCGGGCTCTACAAATCCCTCACCGGCAGCTGGGAGGATCCGCTCTTCTGGTTCCACACCCGCGCCGAGGGCACGCTCGAGTACACCACCCTCTTCTACATCCCGGCCAAGGCTCCGCTCGATCTCTACCAGGCTGACTACAAGACCGGCGTCAAGCTCTATGTGAAGCGCGTCTTCATCATGGATGATTCCAAGGAGTTGCTTCCGCCATACCTCCGTTTCGTGCGCGGCATCATCGACTCTGAGGATCTGCCGCTCAACGTCTCGCGTGAGATTCTGCAGCAGAACAAGGTGCTCACCGCTATCAAGACGGCGAGCGTCAAGAAAATCCTCTCCGAGCTGAAGGCCATCGCTACCAACGACCCCGAGAAGTACTCGACCTTCATCGCCGAATACAACCGCCCACTCAAGGAAGGGCTCTACGGCGACTATGCCAACCGTGAAACATTGCTCGACCTCATCCGCTTCAAGTCCACCAAGGTCGAAGGGCTCACCTCGCTCGCCGAGGCTAAGTCGCGTATGCAGCCCGAGCAGAAGGCTCTCTATTACATCACCGGCGGCAACGAGAGCATCCTGCGCAACTCGCCGCTGCTTGAGATCTACAAGAAGAAGGGCATCGAAGTTCTTCTCCTCGACGACGACATCGACGAGATCGTCTTCTCCACTGTCGACAAGTACGACGGCATCGATCTGAAGGCGGTCAACAAAGGCGCCGCCAGTGAAGATCTCAAGGACGAGAACGAACCCGCTAAAACCGCCGAACAGGCCGAAGCTCTGAAGCCGCTGCTCGAAAAGATCAAGGCCACGCTTGGCGCCGCCGTCAAAGAGGTCCGTGCCTCCACGCGCCTCGCCGACAGCCCCTCCGTCATCGTCTCCGACGAAGACGAGCCCTCTGCCCGCATGCGTCACATGATGCGAGCCATGGGACAGACAGAGATGCCTGAACCTCAGCCCACGCTCGAGATCAACCCCGATCACGAGATCATCAAGAAGCTCCTGGCCGACACCGCCAATGCAGGAGACGTCATCAAAAACGCAAAGATCGAAGATGCCGCATGGCTTCTCTTCGACCAGGCCCTGCTGCTCGAGGGCGTGCCACTCAAAGATCCGGCCACCTTCGTCCAACGCCTCAACCGCGTGTTGAATCAATCCATCTGAATGCGATAACAACTTCACAAACGTACAACGCCTTCCACTTGGAAGGCGTTGTACGTTTCATGCATTCCATTTGAATCCATGAAGAGGAAGCGCTTGTCAGCTAGCATCGGGCCGATCATGGGTGAGCCAGGCATAGAGGGTGAGGAACATTATGACTATGCGACCAACCATCGAGAAATAAGAACCCTAACAAAGATGCGGATTTGCTTACTCTCAAGTTGAATCTCCGCACCCAGCTTCAACAAATCTGCCAAACACATAAATCGGTAAACCAAAAGCATCGTCCTGTCTAAGCGACCGCTGTAGACTGGTGCCAACACTTTCGAGACCCGACGATCAGCATGAGCGTTACACTCAAACGAATGAGAATGAAGACTCTGTTTGCATCTATCCTGGCGACCGCGCTCATCTCGACCGCTGCCGCGCAAGACGTCAAAGAGTTTCTGGGCCGTTGGGATATGACCGTGACCCCCGCGACCGGCAAACCCTATCCCCAGTGGATCGAGCTGACCGATAACGGCGGCAAAATTGAGGGGAAGGTTCAGCCGAGAGGTGGTGCATGGCATCCTATCGTCGGCGCCCACGTGGACTCGGGCAAGCTGATCGTGGATTTGGGAGAAGCGCGACCCGGCACGGACATCAGTTGGGAGCTCACCTCCCCTAGTGCAGGCAAACTGACCGGCATCGAGAAACGTGGCGGCGACACCGGCCCGACGCTCGCTGGCATGAAGGCACCTTCGCTCGATCGACCCATGCCGAAGAAGTGGACCAAACCCCGGCCTCTCTTCAACGGCAAAGATCTTACCGGTTGGGAGCCGATCGGAAATGTCGAGAACAACAAATGGGTGGCACGCAACGGCGAGCTGGTGAATGACAATCCCGAGGTGCTCGGTCAAAAGATGCGCCCGGCCGCCAACATCATGACTACGGAGAAGTTCCAGGACTTCAAGCTGCACATCGAAGTGAACTGCCCGGAAGGTGGCAACAGCGGCATCTACATGCGCGGTCGTTATGAGCTGCAGATAGGCACCGAGGGTGGCAAGCTCCCGTCCCATGAGATGGGCGCGATCTACAGCTGGTACCCACCACCAGCAGGCGCAGAAAATAACCTCGGAAAGTGGACGAGCTACGATGTCACCCTCGTCGGCAGACATATAACGGTCTACCGAGACGGTAAGCTATACCACGACAATGTTGAGCTTCCCGGTCCGACCGGCGGCGCTCTTGACAGCAACGAAGCCGAACCAGGCCCCTTCTATCTGCAGGGGGACCACCATGGCGTCATCGCTTACCGCAACATCACTATCTCCGTTCCGAAGAAGTAAAGCTGTCTAGAAAGGTGAACATGACGAGCAGCAAGAACAAGCAGCCAGTCATGTTCGCCTGATAAGCAACCACGCAAAAAAACGGTCGATGTTGAGGTACATCCGGGCGTTGATTCTCCCCTTATCCAACCTAAATAACACAAAATAAATAGCATTTGGATTGTTGGATCCCCCAAAAATCGAGCAATTCATTGACCTGTCAACAGAAACAAGCTAAACTCATTAAGTTTGGCGCCGCAGCCAGCGTGTCTCCACTTCAGGGACGGCAGGTTTGGGCCAGGAGATTTCAGGTTCAGGGAAGCCGACTGGAATCACCACCCTGCAAGCGCCCCATGCAGCACAATTCATGAAGAAAGCGGAACGTTCTTCGGAGCGCGCTTAGAGGTTCTAACCATGTATGCAGTCATCCGCACCGGCGGCAAGCAGTACAAAGTCGCTCCCGGCGATACCCTGAAGATCGAGACCACGGCCCACCAGGACGGAGCCGTCGAGTTCGCCGACGTTCTCGCCGTCTCCGGCGCCGAGGGCAAGTTTGAGAGCGACCTGAAGGGCGCCAAGGTGACCGCATCGGTCGTAGGCGAAGGCCGCGGCGACAAGATCCTTGTCTTCAAGCTGAAGCGCAAGAAGCAGTACAAGAAGATGCAGGGCCACCGCCAGAACTTCGTCGAGGTCAAGATCAACGAGATCCTCGTAGGCGGAAAGTCGCTGAAGTAAACAAGTTAGATTTCAAGCGCCACGCTCGGTCCTGATCGACCCAGAACGGCGCGAAATGAGGCAATAGGAAATGGCACATAAAAAAGGTTTAGGTTCTTCCAAAAACGGCCGCGACTCAAATGCACAGCGCCTTGGCGTCAAGCGCTTTGCCGGCCAGACGGTTACCGGTGGCTCCATCCTCGTCCGCCAGCGCGGAACCCCGCTGAAGGCAGGCACGAACGTGGGCCGCGGTAAAGACGACACCCTCTTCGCCAAGATCGACGGCGTGGTCCGCTTCCAGGACCGTGGTCAGCATGGCCGCTTCGTCTCGATCGACCCGATCGCGACGGCATAAATCTTCCAGGCTCTCCTGGAACAAAAGCCCTGCCTGTGCAGGGCTTTTGTCGTTGTTTCAACAGAATCGTCACCGCATCGAGGGCAACTTTTAAACGGAAGAGCCTGGGATCTTTCCCAGGCTCTTCTTGTTGAGAGAACCTTTCAGGCTCGTGCTGCGGGTGCAAACCCATCGCATCCGCTGATTGGAGTCACTTTCAGGTGCAGCGTTGCATGTTTGGGGTGACCGCACTCGTCCACCATGTTCAAGGGAGCCTCATGGCTCTTCATGATCGTAATCAGCGCCGGTGCCGTACCGTGGCCCTCGCCAAAGTGGGTACAGAGTCCGCACTGTCCATTCTGAATATGTTCCATCGCCGCATCCTCCTTCTCTGTTGGAGTACAGAAACACAATGCCTGTTGCCCACCCAGGCCAAGGAACTTCCTTGCAGGACACAGTAGATTAGCGCCTCTTCCGCTGTAAAGCGCGGCCAGGCTGGTCCGTGCCGGAAAACAAAATGCGATCAATTAAGTCGCGTATGTACAAGACTCCCACTGATAATCGTGTTTCTGGAACAGAACGAGAAGTCGGACGTATCCTTATCAGCAATTGGAGGTCAGGCAGCTGTGGACTATACCGATCCTCTTTATACCGCCGGAATGACGGACCATCAGCGCGCGTGGTTCTACGCCGAATATGAACAGGCCCGCCGCGATGAGGTCATAGGAGTGCTTCTTGCCATCTTTCTCGGCAGCTTCGGACTCCATCACTTCTATTTACGTCGCAATGGAATCGGCGTTCTTTATCTTCTCTTCAGTTGGACAGGGATTCCAGCGATTCTCGGTTTTATCGAAGCCTTCTTTATGCCCGGTCGAGTGCGCGCATACAACGCGATACAAGCCAACTATATCGCCGGACAAATCCGTGCGACCAGCCCAACCGGCGCTCCTCTCGCAGCCTCACGAACGAACATTGTCTGCCCTGCCTGTGGAAACCCGCTTGCAGCGAGCGCTGGCTTTTGTTCGCGATGCGGTGCGCGGACTGCTTGAGACATCATGCCGCGCTTTCTTCAGGGAGAACGTAAATAAAACGCAGGAACGAATGGCGTGCTAATCCAAAAGATGGTGCGCCATTTGTTTTACGGGAGGAAGTTCAAAAGATGGCAGGGAACTATATGACTGAGTCTGCGGTCTAATATAACGAGTGAAGAAGAGGGGGATTGGATGACTCTGCTGAATGCGCCGAAGTACGACGCGAGCCGTGAAAAGCGCAGGACATTCTTGATTTTCGGAAGCATCGCATTGGTTCTGCTAGCCGCAGTGATTGGGGTTGGAGGGTACTTGTTCGGGCATGGATGGTTCTTCACGAACCTGCATGCGGAGCACAAAGTGAGCCAGTTCTTCGATGCGCTGGAAGCCAAAGACTATGACAAAGCCTATGCGATCTGGATGAACGATCCGGACTGGCAGCAGCATCCGCAGAAGTACGACTACAGCCTGAAGCGGTTTACTGAAGACTGGACGACGGAGAGTCCTGTCGGACCCATCACGTCGCACCATGTGGATATCTCCAAAACGGATGGGACCGGCACCTTCGGAACGGGGATCATCGTCGCCGTACGGGTGAACGGCGATCATAAGATCTTTATGTGGTATGAGAAGAAGGACGGAACACTAACTTATCCCGCACCGCATGAGCTGCAATATCAGTGAGACGATCTGGCGATCGCATTTTGAATCAGAGTTCAATTTTGAAAGAGATTGCAATGGTGGGCCCGGAGGGATTTGAACCCCCAACCAAGGGATTATGAGTCCCCTGCTCTAACCGTTGAGCTACAGGCCCGTGAGGTGCGATCCACAAGCCTGAGAGGCTGGAAGATTCAGGCGGTTGTCCTCAGTCTTTTAAGTTTCGCATAGTAAAGGCAATTTCGCTGCGCTCAGAATCAGGAACACACGAAACATCGTGATCTTCGCTGACTGTATCTCTACAGAGAAAGCCCCGCGCGTTTCGCATGCGCGGAAATTGCTTGGTTGATTTCGAGCGCCAGTTTGAGTGCCGCTCGTCCATCCTCGCCGGAGACCTCCGGCTTTGTCCTGTTGCGAACTGCGTTGAGAAAAGATGAAATTTCCAGCCGCAGCGGCTCTCCCGGTTCAACTGCAACTTTGTTGAGCGAGAGCCCGGGCGAAGGATGTCCGCCGTGCTGTTGCAGCATCTCAGCCATGGCGGCGAGTTTTGCGAGATCCATTCCCGCAGCCGCGGTCACGTCAATCATTAGCAGGTCCTGGCGAGCGAAGTCGAGCGAGAGATACTGGTGCGGCTGGAAGAAACGCAGCTTGCGCACGCGTTCGGTACTGACACGACTGGCAGTAAAGTTGGCGACGCATCCGCTTTCGAACTCTACGCGAACGTTGGCGATATCAACTTTGGGTGAGAGCACCGGCAAACCCACGGCCCGCACCTCGCGGACAGGCGAGCCGGTTAAGCTCAGCACAATATCAAGATCGTGAATCATCAGATCGAGCACAACATCGACGTCAAGCGAGCGCGGCGTAAAGACGCTGAGGCGATGCGATTCGAAGAACATCGGCTGGTTCAGAAAACGCTTCGCCGCGGTAACCGCTGGATTGAAGCGCTCCAGGTGTCCCACTTGCACGATGCGGTCATGTTTCCAGGCGAGTAATAAGATACTGTCCGCATCCTCCAGGGTTGGAGCCAGAGGTTTTTCGATCAGTACATCGACGTTCGAGACGATGAGCTGTTCCGCAGCGCCACGGTGATGGACCGTCGGAACACAAACCGATGCAGCGTCAATCTTTTCGATCTTCGCTAAACACTCTTCGATCGAGGAAAACGCCGGAATGCCGAACTTCGCGCCCGCCTCAGCAGCTGCGCTGGCGTTCTGATCGACAACAGCAGCAAGCTGTACAGCTTCGCCCGCAAGCTCAAGTTCGCGATAGACACGAAGGTGATTGCGGCCGAAGGCTCCGGCTCCAATGACCGCAACGCGGAGTGGATTAGCGATGGACACTATTTGACGGGGACTTCGACTGCCTGACGGCAGCGTGCGTACAGCTCCAGCAGCTGTGTGACCTGATCTTCGGGCTTGGCTGAAGTAGCCGCGACAAATCCGGTTGTGGAACCGGTGCTTTTGCTGCCGAGATTCGCATGCGAAGCGACGAACTTCAACAGGTCAAGAGCGATATCTTCTGTGCGGCGCGCGGAGGTTGCGTTGACTTCCATGAAGGGGGTTCCTCTCGTTTCTCTTAGTCTGAATCTTAATGTCCGCACATGGGCCTGCGCAAATCATCACAGATTTAGCTCAGTATGCGGGGCGATTTCACGCCGCAAAGAAT
This portion of the Edaphobacter sp. 4G125 genome encodes:
- a CDS encoding 3-keto-disaccharide hydrolase, which gives rise to MKTLFASILATALISTAAAQDVKEFLGRWDMTVTPATGKPYPQWIELTDNGGKIEGKVQPRGGAWHPIVGAHVDSGKLIVDLGEARPGTDISWELTSPSAGKLTGIEKRGGDTGPTLAGMKAPSLDRPMPKKWTKPRPLFNGKDLTGWEPIGNVENNKWVARNGELVNDNPEVLGQKMRPAANIMTTEKFQDFKLHIEVNCPEGGNSGIYMRGRYELQIGTEGGKLPSHEMGAIYSWYPPPAGAENNLGKWTSYDVTLVGRHITVYRDGKLYHDNVELPGPTGGALDSNEAEPGPFYLQGDHHGVIAYRNITISVPKK
- the shc gene encoding squalene--hopene cyclase yields the protein MKEVPGIVFDGGQASYNLQALAPFVQAAVRNTSVHEARETAARAATTLQAQQNPEGYWVGDLTADTTLLSDYILLQMWLYPPAANGSWDPPTMPKIRKAAKSLLETQRPDGGWNIYEPGPSEINATVRAYTMLKMTGLSPEDPRMQKARTLILKMGGIQACNSYTRINYSFFDLFPKKYCPTIPPEIMIIPGSVLYEMSSWTRTIIVPLSIVQALGGTRPTPGGLRIEELFHPNKRIALHRKDRIANLFIRADKLFKRWERQSVKKIRDRAIREAEHWMLDRLHYSEGLGAIYPSIMYSIMAMDVLGYERDHPDLMEAIGHFDGLMLESEEGMVFQPAKSPVWDTAIGAFALGEAGQGNPEQMTAAADWLLSKEIRRRGDWATKRPNLTPSGWVFEFANEFYPDIDDTAMVLLTLLHAKASDPERQKRAERRAVDWLLGMQSSDGGWAAFDVDNNWQILNKVPFADHNAMLDPTCPDITGRVIESLCKRGFDCTHPAIIRGVHYLLSHQEENGSWYGRWGVNYIYGTFLALRGLVASGAPGAVEAIARGAHWLREIQNPDGGWGESCLGYDTERFERAVSTPSQTAWALLGLMAAGGVRSNSVQDGVRWLCENQRPDGTWDETITTGTGFPGVFYISYHLYRNYFPLLALGVYGKRSKS
- the rpmA gene encoding 50S ribosomal protein L27, with the translated sequence MAHKKGLGSSKNGRDSNAQRLGVKRFAGQTVTGGSILVRQRGTPLKAGTNVGRGKDDTLFAKIDGVVRFQDRGQHGRFVSIDPIATA
- a CDS encoding NINE protein — translated: MDYTDPLYTAGMTDHQRAWFYAEYEQARRDEVIGVLLAIFLGSFGLHHFYLRRNGIGVLYLLFSWTGIPAILGFIEAFFMPGRVRAYNAIQANYIAGQIRATSPTGAPLAASRTNIVCPACGNPLAASAGFCSRCGARTA
- the rplU gene encoding 50S ribosomal protein L21, producing MYAVIRTGGKQYKVAPGDTLKIETTAHQDGAVEFADVLAVSGAEGKFESDLKGAKVTASVVGEGRGDKILVFKLKRKKQYKKMQGHRQNFVEVKINEILVGGKSLK
- a CDS encoding Gfo/Idh/MocA family protein; its protein translation is MSIANPLRVAVIGAGAFGRNHLRVYRELELAGEAVQLAAVVDQNASAAAEAGAKFGIPAFSSIEECLAKIEKIDAASVCVPTVHHRGAAEQLIVSNVDVLIEKPLAPTLEDADSILLLAWKHDRIVQVGHLERFNPAVTAAKRFLNQPMFFESHRLSVFTPRSLDVDVVLDLMIHDLDIVLSLTGSPVREVRAVGLPVLSPKVDIANVRVEFESGCVANFTASRVSTERVRKLRFFQPHQYLSLDFARQDLLMIDVTAAAGMDLAKLAAMAEMLQQHGGHPSPGLSLNKVAVEPGEPLRLEISSFLNAVRNRTKPEVSGEDGRAALKLALEINQAISAHAKRAGLSL
- the htpG gene encoding molecular chaperone HtpG, which encodes MSKREFQTEVSQLLHLIVHSLYSHPEIFLRELISNSSDALDKLRHLTLTDDKIKALIGNGIDSPRIDLELNEEAKTLSISDTGIGMNEEDLVSHLGTIARSGTKNFLSQLSGDARKDSNLIGQFGVGFYSVFMVADKVEVVSRKAGEDKTWKWTSDGKTGFDLEEVTGDAARKVAGTTVHIHFNDEGAQYANGYRLTEIVKKYSNHIAFPIFLTHDKSEWNAEKKESIKTRTTEQVNAASAMWQRSKSELKDDDYTGLYKSLTGSWEDPLFWFHTRAEGTLEYTTLFYIPAKAPLDLYQADYKTGVKLYVKRVFIMDDSKELLPPYLRFVRGIIDSEDLPLNVSREILQQNKVLTAIKTASVKKILSELKAIATNDPEKYSTFIAEYNRPLKEGLYGDYANRETLLDLIRFKSTKVEGLTSLAEAKSRMQPEQKALYYITGGNESILRNSPLLEIYKKKGIEVLLLDDDIDEIVFSTVDKYDGIDLKAVNKGAASEDLKDENEPAKTAEQAEALKPLLEKIKATLGAAVKEVRASTRLADSPSVIVSDEDEPSARMRHMMRAMGQTEMPEPQPTLEINPDHEIIKKLLADTANAGDVIKNAKIEDAAWLLFDQALLLEGVPLKDPATFVQRLNRVLNQSI